The genomic window TAAAGATATGACCATTACAGGTGGCAATGTGTATGAAGCACTACAGATTGACATGTCAACAAATTCCGCCTTTCCACATTTCGGGGCGACAGATAATAAACCGAGTTATGACTGTGTCGTCGATCGGTGTACCTTCCGTAACGTTGCCATTGGTGTAGGTAGTCACGCATCTAGAGTGGTAAACGGAAAACAAATTATGTATAACGCGATTCGTATAACGAACTGTGCATTTTATAATATGAACGATCACGGTATTCGGCTAGACAGTTATGAAGGAGCGTACGTTGAAGGGAATTATATTGATGCCACTGGTCAACATGGTATCTATGTTATTGGGGGTAAAGGGAACTACATTGGCGCCAATTATATAAAAGATATAAAAGAACACGGTATTTGTCTTGTTGATAAAGGTATTAGTGGAACGAGCTATCCTGCTGCTACATCCATCGTACATGGATCGCGTATAGTTAATTGTGGGCGATCAGCTGTACGCATTGTAAGGGGAAAAGAAATTGATGTGACAAATGTAAAAGCAATTGATAGTAGAGAAGACGGCTTAAGTGCTACGGATAGTGAGATGATTCGCTTTATAAACTGTGATGTCAAACGTGCTTCTTCGTCAGGCAATGGTCGTTTTAACGGCGTAAGGTTGAGTGGTGTGTCAAGTGGTCAACTATCTGGTTTAGATGTTTCGAATAAAGGTCATTCCACGAATTATGCAAACGGCATACAGGTCACGAACACAAGTCACCATATTAATACGTTTGAAAACAGAGTGGATAAGGGATCAAGCGGCAGGGTAAACATTGCCATCGGTAATGGGAATCGTGTCGATGGTGAAACCTATTTAACAGAGCTACTAAATGTTAGTGGAGTCGGTCAAACGATTCGTTTAAACGACGATATTAATAACTATACGTCCATTATTGTTGGATCAGGGATCGTCAGTCGTAAAGAAACAACCCATTCTAT from Shouchella hunanensis includes these protein-coding regions:
- a CDS encoding right-handed parallel beta-helix repeat-containing protein, translating into MKQSVTVKDYGAVGNQTNDTKAFQKIFAEEREIYVPRGIYHIDETIRVYENTSVVMENGAVIRWKGRANRCVFLNGEYGNTEISGYSGDGNIYFQGGTIDLGEIPSGATGYGPIACGWAHAENIHMENVTFTGGYNNHFVDMTAVRRSSYINCVFKDMTITGGNVYEALQIDMSTNSAFPHFGATDNKPSYDCVVDRCTFRNVAIGVGSHASRVVNGKQIMYNAIRITNCAFYNMNDHGIRLDSYEGAYVEGNYIDATGQHGIYVIGGKGNYIGANYIKDIKEHGICLVDKGISGTSYPAATSIVHGSRIVNCGRSAVRIVRGKEIDVTNVKAIDSREDGLSATDSEMIRFINCDVKRASSSGNGRFNGVRLSGVSSGQLSGLDVSNKGHSTNYANGIQVTNTSHHINTFENRVDKGSSGRVNIAIGNGNRVDGETYLTELLNVSGVGQTIRLNDDINNYTSIIVGSGIVSRKETTHSIARGFYHNGFRRGDDVINVATANGRIIMDVISPTELRIVRADHPVRVIIGKR